In one window of Caballeronia sp. TF1N1 DNA:
- a CDS encoding LysR substrate-binding domain-containing protein — protein sequence MSQQREAIDTYLLRVLHTLLMERSVTRAAVKLNQSQPAISAALRRLRDITGDPLLVRGKSGMVPTEYGLRLLEPTQNALREIERIKVQQHNFDPSTSVRCYRIGCPDYLNVLFVPTVVERFRQAAPNATLEFHSLGPAFDYELALEDGKLDIVVGNWPEPPEQLHLSNLFVDKIVCLVSNQHPFAKRGGLTLDQYLNAPHLAPTPYSVGQRGAIDVHLARERLKRHVVVTLPYFNLAPYVLIKSDLVFTTTRLFADHYARFLPLAVVPAPLDFPPMQYYQLWHERCHYSDEVRWLRGLVAEATRSLIDQP from the coding sequence ATGAGTCAGCAGCGCGAGGCGATCGATACATACTTATTGCGCGTCTTGCACACTTTGCTGATGGAACGCAGCGTCACCCGTGCGGCCGTCAAGCTCAATCAGTCGCAACCTGCCATCAGCGCGGCGCTCCGGCGTCTGCGCGACATCACCGGAGATCCGCTGCTCGTGCGCGGCAAGTCCGGGATGGTGCCCACCGAATACGGTCTACGCTTGCTCGAACCCACGCAGAATGCCTTGCGCGAGATCGAGCGAATCAAGGTGCAGCAGCATAATTTCGACCCTTCCACGTCGGTGCGGTGTTATCGCATCGGCTGTCCCGACTATCTGAACGTTCTGTTCGTGCCGACGGTTGTCGAGCGCTTTCGGCAGGCCGCGCCCAATGCAACGCTCGAATTCCATTCGCTCGGACCCGCGTTCGATTACGAACTCGCGCTGGAAGATGGCAAGCTCGATATCGTCGTCGGCAACTGGCCCGAACCGCCGGAGCAATTGCATCTGTCGAATCTGTTCGTCGACAAGATCGTGTGTCTCGTCAGCAATCAACATCCGTTCGCCAAGCGCGGCGGTCTCACGCTCGATCAATATCTCAACGCGCCGCATCTTGCGCCCACGCCTTATTCGGTCGGGCAGCGCGGGGCGATCGACGTGCATCTGGCGCGCGAGCGGCTCAAGCGTCATGTCGTGGTCACGCTGCCTTACTTCAATCTCGCGCCTTACGTGCTGATCAAGTCGGATCTCGTCTTCACGACTACCCGCCTCTTCGCCGATCATTACGCGAGGTTCCTGCCGCTTGCCGTCGTGCCGGCGCCGCTCGACTTTCCGCCCATGCAGTACTACCAGTTGTGGCACGAGCGCTGTCATTACTCCGATGAGGTTCGGTGGCTACGCGGTCTCGTCGCGGAAGCAACGCGCTCGCTTATCGATCAGCCTTGA
- a CDS encoding 8-oxoguanine deaminase: MQAKTRSLLVKNARMLVTMDETRREIADGGLYIEGNRIVAVGPTSELPQTADDVLDMRGHLVIPGLVNTHHHMYQSLTRAIPAAQNAELFGWLTNLYKIWAHLTPEMIGVSTQTAMAELMLSGCTTSSDHLYIYPNGSRLDDSIEAAREIGMRFHAARGSMSVGQKDGGLPPDSVVEKEDAILKDSQRLIETYHDEGRYAMLRVVVAPCSPFSVSRELMRDSALLAREYGVSLHTHLAENVNDVAYSREKFGMTPAEYAEDLGWVGHDVWHAHCVQLDKPGIELFARTGTGVAHCPCSNMRLASGIAPIRAMRDAGVPVGLGVDGSASNDGAQMVGEVRQALLLQRVGFGPDAMTAREALEIATLGGAKVLNRDDIGALAPGMAADFVSFDLSQPAFAGALHDPVAALVFCAPSQVSTSVIDGKIVVKEGRLTTLDLGAVVERHNRLAGELASHG; the protein is encoded by the coding sequence ATGCAAGCGAAAACCCGCAGTCTGCTGGTGAAGAACGCGCGAATGCTCGTCACGATGGACGAGACGCGCCGCGAGATCGCCGATGGCGGTTTGTATATCGAAGGCAATCGCATCGTCGCGGTTGGCCCGACGAGCGAATTGCCGCAAACCGCCGACGACGTGCTCGACATGCGCGGTCATCTCGTGATTCCCGGCCTCGTCAATACGCATCACCACATGTATCAGAGCCTGACGCGCGCCATTCCCGCCGCGCAGAACGCCGAGCTGTTCGGCTGGCTCACGAATCTGTACAAGATCTGGGCGCATCTCACGCCCGAGATGATCGGCGTGTCGACGCAGACCGCGATGGCCGAACTCATGCTCTCGGGTTGCACCACATCGAGCGATCATCTGTATATCTATCCGAATGGCAGCCGGCTCGACGACAGCATCGAGGCGGCGCGCGAAATCGGCATGCGTTTTCATGCGGCGCGCGGCAGCATGAGCGTCGGTCAGAAAGACGGCGGTTTGCCGCCGGATTCGGTCGTCGAAAAGGAAGATGCCATTCTGAAGGACTCGCAGCGCCTGATCGAGACGTATCACGATGAAGGCCGCTACGCGATGCTGCGGGTGGTCGTAGCGCCTTGCTCGCCGTTTTCGGTGAGCCGCGAGTTGATGCGCGATTCGGCGCTGCTCGCGCGCGAATACGGCGTGTCGTTGCACACGCATCTCGCGGAGAACGTGAACGACGTGGCGTACAGCCGCGAGAAGTTCGGCATGACGCCCGCCGAATACGCGGAAGACCTGGGCTGGGTCGGTCACGACGTATGGCATGCGCACTGCGTTCAGCTCGACAAGCCGGGCATCGAGCTCTTTGCGCGCACGGGAACGGGCGTCGCGCACTGTCCGTGCTCGAACATGCGTCTCGCGTCGGGCATTGCGCCGATTCGCGCGATGCGTGACGCGGGCGTGCCCGTGGGTTTGGGCGTGGATGGCTCGGCATCGAACGATGGCGCGCAGATGGTCGGCGAAGTGCGGCAGGCGTTGCTGCTGCAACGCGTCGGCTTCGGCCCTGACGCGATGACCGCGCGCGAAGCGCTGGAAATCGCCACGCTCGGCGGCGCGAAGGTGCTCAATCGCGACGACATCGGCGCGCTGGCGCCGGGCATGGCGGCCGATTTCGTATCGTTCGACCTGTCGCAGCCGGCGTTCGCGGGCGCGCTGCACGATCCGGTGGCGGCGCTCGTGTTCTGCGCGCCGTCGCAGGTATCGACGAGCGTGATCGACGGGAAAATCGTAGTGAAGGAAGGGCGCCTGACGACGCTGGATCTGGGCGCCGTGGTAGAGCGGCATAACCGGCTCGCGGGTGAACTGGCGAGCCACGGATAG
- the uraH gene encoding hydroxyisourate hydrolase, protein MGKLTTHVLDTAHGRPGANIKVELFALTNDTRRAIKTTLTNDDGRCDAPLLEGAELVTGEYELVFHAGDYFAAFGVTVPEPRFVDRVVLRFGIADADSHYHVPLLVSPWAYSTYRGS, encoded by the coding sequence ATGGGCAAGCTCACTACCCACGTCCTCGACACCGCGCACGGACGTCCCGGCGCGAACATCAAAGTCGAGCTCTTCGCGCTCACGAACGACACGCGGCGCGCCATCAAAACCACCCTCACCAACGACGACGGCCGCTGCGACGCCCCGCTGCTCGAAGGCGCCGAACTCGTCACGGGCGAATACGAACTCGTCTTTCATGCAGGCGATTACTTCGCCGCGTTCGGCGTCACGGTGCCCGAACCGCGCTTCGTCGATCGCGTGGTGCTGCGCTTCGGTATCGCGGATGCAGACTCGCACTATCACGTGCCGCTGCTCGTCTCGCCGTGGGCCTACAGCACGTATCGCGGCAGCTGA